CGGTTCTGTATTTTCCGCTCCTTCATTAATCCCAACACCTCCACAATTGTCTGCGAGCAGCTACATTTTGATGGATGCTTATACGGGTGATATCCTAGTCGAGCATAATGCGGATGAAGCTTTGCCTCCAGCGAGTTTAACCAAATTGATGACTGCTTATATCATTGAATATGAGCTGGCTCGCGGAAACTTATCACTAGAAGATAAGGTTAATATAAGTGAAAAAGCATGGAGGATGGAAGGCTCACGTATGTTTATACGTGAGGGAACCCAAGTTCAGTTAGAAGATTTAATGCGCGGTATTATTATTCAGTCTGGGAATGACGCGAGTGTTGCTGCTGCTGAGCATATAGCGGGCAGTGAATCTGCTTTTGCAGATTTGATGAATCAGCATGCACAGCTTCTTGGGATGGAGAATACACACTTTGTTAACGCGACCGGATTTCCTGCTGAAGATCACTATTCAAGTGCTCACGATATAGCGAAGTTATCACGTGCGACTATTTTGCAGTTCCCAGAAAATTTCTCTATGTATTCTGAGAAAGACTTTACTTACAACAATATCCGACAGCCAAATCGTAATAAATTGTTATGGCGTGATAAAACAGTTGATGGTCTGAAAACTGGTCATACTGATGCTGCTGGTTTCTGTTTGGCAGCCACAGCGGTACGAAACGGTACTCGCTTGATTACTGTTGTAATGGGGACTAATTCTGATGCGGCTCGTGCAGTAGAGTCTCAAAAACTGCTGGATTATGGTTTTAGATACTATGAAACGCGAAAATTATACAGTCGTGGTCAGGTGGTAAATAATGCTCGTGTTTGGGGGGGCAGCCAATCTAGCGTAAAAGTTGGGTTTGCTGATGATGTGCTTGTTACAATGCCTCGTCAACAAGGAGCCTCCATTCCAGCGACGCTAGACATGCAACAAGAAATTACAGCGCCAATAGCGGTAGGTGATGTGTTGGGTAAAATTGTTGTTGGTTTAGAAGGTAATGTTCTATTAGAGCGTTCAGTTGTTGCATTAGAGGCGGTGGAAGAGGGTGGTTTCTTCAAACGCATGTTTGATAGCATTAAGCTCTTTTTTATGAATTTGTTTTAAGCTTTAATGGGCTCATGGTGAATTATGGCGCTAATTACGAAAGACGGTGATCAGGCTGAAAAAGCAGTAGATGCACCTAAAATACAGTTTCCTTGTGAAAATTACGTTATAAAAGTGGTGTCTCTTGATGTGGACGATATTCATACGGAAATAACGCAATGTATGCTTGTTCATGCACCTGAAATGGACACTAACGCAGAGGGTGTTAACCGCTCTAGTAAAGGCCGATTTGTCAGCTATAGCTTTCGTATTGTAGCCCATAGCGAAACACAGCTGTCTGCTTTGCATCGTGACTTGATGTCCATTCAAGCTGTTAAGATGGTCATGTAGATGAGTCTTGATTTAATATGCCGTGATTTAGGTGTGGCAGACTACGCCGATACATGGGAACGGATGAAAGACTTTACTCAGTCTCGTTCAAGGGATGATGCGGATGAAATCTGGTTATTAGAACATCCGCCTTTGTTTACGCAAGGGCAAGCCGGTAAGCTGGAGCACCTTTTGGCCCCGGGTGATATTCCTGTGATTCAGGTCGACCGTGGCGGTCAGGTCACGTATCATGGGCCTGGTCAATTGGTTGCCTATGTTCTTATTGATCTAAAGCGTCTTGGAATAGGTGTTCGTGATCTGGTTAATGTGTTAGAAAACGCTATAGTTCATACTTTGAAGGCGAATTTAATAGCGGCTTATGCAAAGCCAGATGCGCCAGGTGTTTATGTGGATGAACAAAAAATCGCGTCACTAGGATTACGTGTTCGCAGAGGTTGTTCATTTCATGGCCT
This genomic stretch from Marinomonas primoryensis harbors:
- a CDS encoding D-alanyl-D-alanine carboxypeptidase family protein → MKKLLVTLSLVFCFVSGSVFSAPSLIPTPPQLSASSYILMDAYTGDILVEHNADEALPPASLTKLMTAYIIEYELARGNLSLEDKVNISEKAWRMEGSRMFIREGTQVQLEDLMRGIIIQSGNDASVAAAEHIAGSESAFADLMNQHAQLLGMENTHFVNATGFPAEDHYSSAHDIAKLSRATILQFPENFSMYSEKDFTYNNIRQPNRNKLLWRDKTVDGLKTGHTDAAGFCLAATAVRNGTRLITVVMGTNSDAARAVESQKLLDYGFRYYETRKLYSRGQVVNNARVWGGSQSSVKVGFADDVLVTMPRQQGASIPATLDMQQEITAPIAVGDVLGKIVVGLEGNVLLERSVVALEAVEEGGFFKRMFDSIKLFFMNLF
- a CDS encoding HP0495 family protein; the protein is MALITKDGDQAEKAVDAPKIQFPCENYVIKVVSLDVDDIHTEITQCMLVHAPEMDTNAEGVNRSSKGRFVSYSFRIVAHSETQLSALHRDLMSIQAVKMVM
- the lipB gene encoding lipoyl(octanoyl) transferase LipB — encoded protein: MSLDLICRDLGVADYADTWERMKDFTQSRSRDDADEIWLLEHPPLFTQGQAGKLEHLLAPGDIPVIQVDRGGQVTYHGPGQLVAYVLIDLKRLGIGVRDLVNVLENAIVHTLKANLIAAYAKPDAPGVYVDEQKIASLGLRVRRGCSFHGLALNVDMDLTPFNRINPCGYQGLQMVDMKRLNKNINVSNIKVQLANQLAEQLGYTYPAIQQGWK